In a genomic window of Amphiprion ocellaris isolate individual 3 ecotype Okinawa chromosome 11, ASM2253959v1, whole genome shotgun sequence:
- the poglut2 gene encoding protein O-glucosyltransferase 2 isoform X2: MSLRLVSWFLLLFFLNVFKHEVPAAESVLSASKTLVWGPGLEANVVLPARFFYIQAVDSSGKNLTTSPGEKTFEVKIVSPVEQFTRIWIQVLDRKDGSFLVRYRMYATYTDLHIHILLKNKHAAKSPFILKGPVYHEGCHCPQPSGSVWEAHMHCPQSFPQIDRDLSLLTSVDPDRNAQEIPQRFGQRQSLCHYTIKDNKVYVKTFGEHVGFRIFMDAILLSLTRKVRLPDFEFFVNLGDWPLEKRKPTEKIHPIFSWCGSNNTRDIIMPTYDLTESVLETMGRVSLDMMSVQANTGPPWPEKNATAFWRGRDSRQERLELVKLSRAHPDFIDAAFTNFFFFKHDESLYGPLVKHVSFFDFFKYKYQINIDGTVAAYRLPYLLAGDSVVFKQDSGYYEHFYNELQPWEHYIPIKADLGDLLEKIQWARDHDEEAKKIALAGQQFARSNLMGDSIFCYYYQLFKAYAKLQVTEPKVRKGMELVEQPADDLFPCHCHRTMVRDVSER, translated from the exons ATGTCTCTGCGACTTGTTTCgtggtttctgctgctcttcttcCTGAATGTATTCAAACACGAAGTCCCGGCGGCTGAGTCGGTGCTCAGTGCCTCCAAAACTTTGGTGTGGGGACCCGGACTGGAGGCGAACGTGGTCCTCCCTGCCCGGTTTTTCTACATCCAGGCGGTGGACAGTTCAGGGAAAAA TTTAACGACATCACCTGGTGAGAAGACCTTCGAAGTGAAGATCGTGTCTCCGGTGGAGCAGTTCACCAGGATTTGGATCCAGGTCCTGGATCGTAAGGATGGCTCGTTCTTGGTTCGCTACAGAATGTACGCCACCTATACGGACCTTCACATCCACATTTTGCTCAAGAACAAGCATGCTGCCAAGTCACCATTTATTCTCAAAG GTCCAGTCTATCATGAGGGATGCCACTGTCCTCAGCCCAGTGGCTCTGTATGGGAGGCCCACATGCACTGTCCTCAGTCCTTCCCTCAGATAGACAGAGATCTGTCTCTTTTGACTAGTGTCGACCCGGATCGCAATGCACAGGAGATCCCACAGCGATTTGGACAGCGGCAAAGCCTCTGCCACTACACAATCAAAGACAACAAG gtCTATGTTAAAACATTTGGAGAACATGTCGGTTTTAGAATTTTTATGGATGCCATCCTCCTGTCACTCACCAGGAAG GTGAGGCTCCCTGATTTCGAGTTTTTTGTTAATCTGGGTGACTGGCCTTTGGAGAAGAGGAAACCCACAGAGAAGATCCATCCCATCTTTTCCTGGTGTGGCTCTAACAACACCAGAGATATCATCATGCCCACTTATGACCTGACTGAGTCTGTGCTAGAGACCATGGGAAG AGTAAGCTTGGACATGATGTCAGTTCAGGCCAACACTGGGCCGCCGTGGCCAGAGAAGAATGCTACAGCCTTCTGGAGGGGGCGGGACAGTCGTCAGGAGCGTCTGGAGCTGGTCAAGCTTTCAAGGGCTCATCCCGACTTTATAGATGCTGCTTTTActaacttcttcttcttcaaacaTGATGAGAGCCTCTATGGGCCGCTGGTCAAACACGTCTCATTCTTCGACTTTTTCAAG TACAAATACCAAATAAACATTGATGGCACTGTAGCAGCATATCGACTGCCTTACCTGTTGGCAGGAGACAGTGTGGTCTTCAAGCAGGATTCTGGCTACTATGAGCATTTCTATAATGAGCTTCAACCATGGGAGCACTACATCCCTATCAAGGCAGACCTGGGAGACCTGCTGGAAAAGATCCAGTGGGCTCGGGACCACGATGAAGAG GCAAAGAAAATTGCTCTTGCAGGTCAGCAGTTTGCCCGCAGTAATCTTATGGGAGACAGTATATTTTGCTACTACTACCAACTTTTCAAG GCGTATGCCAAACTCCAGGTCACAGAGCCTAAGGTTCGTAAAGGCATGGAGCTCGTAGAGCAGCCAGCTGATGACCTGTTTCCATGTCACTGCCACAGGACGATGGTAAGAGATGTCA gtgAAAGATGA
- the poglut2 gene encoding protein O-glucosyltransferase 2 isoform X1, which produces MSLRLVSWFLLLFFLNVFKHEVPAAESVLSASKTLVWGPGLEANVVLPARFFYIQAVDSSGKNLTTSPGEKTFEVKIVSPVEQFTRIWIQVLDRKDGSFLVRYRMYATYTDLHIHILLKNKHAAKSPFILKGPVYHEGCHCPQPSGSVWEAHMHCPQSFPQIDRDLSLLTSVDPDRNAQEIPQRFGQRQSLCHYTIKDNKVYVKTFGEHVGFRIFMDAILLSLTRKVRLPDFEFFVNLGDWPLEKRKPTEKIHPIFSWCGSNNTRDIIMPTYDLTESVLETMGRVSLDMMSVQANTGPPWPEKNATAFWRGRDSRQERLELVKLSRAHPDFIDAAFTNFFFFKHDESLYGPLVKHVSFFDFFKYKYQINIDGTVAAYRLPYLLAGDSVVFKQDSGYYEHFYNELQPWEHYIPIKADLGDLLEKIQWARDHDEEAKKIALAGQQFARSNLMGDSIFCYYYQLFKAYAKLQVTEPKVRKGMELVEQPADDLFPCHCHRTMVRDVKDEL; this is translated from the exons ATGTCTCTGCGACTTGTTTCgtggtttctgctgctcttcttcCTGAATGTATTCAAACACGAAGTCCCGGCGGCTGAGTCGGTGCTCAGTGCCTCCAAAACTTTGGTGTGGGGACCCGGACTGGAGGCGAACGTGGTCCTCCCTGCCCGGTTTTTCTACATCCAGGCGGTGGACAGTTCAGGGAAAAA TTTAACGACATCACCTGGTGAGAAGACCTTCGAAGTGAAGATCGTGTCTCCGGTGGAGCAGTTCACCAGGATTTGGATCCAGGTCCTGGATCGTAAGGATGGCTCGTTCTTGGTTCGCTACAGAATGTACGCCACCTATACGGACCTTCACATCCACATTTTGCTCAAGAACAAGCATGCTGCCAAGTCACCATTTATTCTCAAAG GTCCAGTCTATCATGAGGGATGCCACTGTCCTCAGCCCAGTGGCTCTGTATGGGAGGCCCACATGCACTGTCCTCAGTCCTTCCCTCAGATAGACAGAGATCTGTCTCTTTTGACTAGTGTCGACCCGGATCGCAATGCACAGGAGATCCCACAGCGATTTGGACAGCGGCAAAGCCTCTGCCACTACACAATCAAAGACAACAAG gtCTATGTTAAAACATTTGGAGAACATGTCGGTTTTAGAATTTTTATGGATGCCATCCTCCTGTCACTCACCAGGAAG GTGAGGCTCCCTGATTTCGAGTTTTTTGTTAATCTGGGTGACTGGCCTTTGGAGAAGAGGAAACCCACAGAGAAGATCCATCCCATCTTTTCCTGGTGTGGCTCTAACAACACCAGAGATATCATCATGCCCACTTATGACCTGACTGAGTCTGTGCTAGAGACCATGGGAAG AGTAAGCTTGGACATGATGTCAGTTCAGGCCAACACTGGGCCGCCGTGGCCAGAGAAGAATGCTACAGCCTTCTGGAGGGGGCGGGACAGTCGTCAGGAGCGTCTGGAGCTGGTCAAGCTTTCAAGGGCTCATCCCGACTTTATAGATGCTGCTTTTActaacttcttcttcttcaaacaTGATGAGAGCCTCTATGGGCCGCTGGTCAAACACGTCTCATTCTTCGACTTTTTCAAG TACAAATACCAAATAAACATTGATGGCACTGTAGCAGCATATCGACTGCCTTACCTGTTGGCAGGAGACAGTGTGGTCTTCAAGCAGGATTCTGGCTACTATGAGCATTTCTATAATGAGCTTCAACCATGGGAGCACTACATCCCTATCAAGGCAGACCTGGGAGACCTGCTGGAAAAGATCCAGTGGGCTCGGGACCACGATGAAGAG GCAAAGAAAATTGCTCTTGCAGGTCAGCAGTTTGCCCGCAGTAATCTTATGGGAGACAGTATATTTTGCTACTACTACCAACTTTTCAAG GCGTATGCCAAACTCCAGGTCACAGAGCCTAAGGTTCGTAAAGGCATGGAGCTCGTAGAGCAGCCAGCTGATGACCTGTTTCCATGTCACTGCCACAGGACGATGGTAAGAGAT gtgAAAGATGAACTTTGA
- the poglut2 gene encoding protein O-glucosyltransferase 2 isoform X3 translates to MSLRLVSWFLLLFFLNVFKHEVPAAESVLSASKTLVWGPGLEANVVLPARFFYIQAVDSSGKNLTTSPGEKTFEVKIVSPVEQFTRIWIQVLDRKDGSFLVRYRMYATYTDLHIHILLKNKHAAKSPFILKGPVYHEGCHCPQPSGSVWEAHMHCPQSFPQIDRDLSLLTSVDPDRNAQEIPQRFGQRQSLCHYTIKDNKVYVKTFGEHVGFRIFMDAILLSLTRKVRLPDFEFFVNLGDWPLEKRKPTEKIHPIFSWCGSNNTRDIIMPTYDLTESVLETMGRVSLDMMSVQANTGPPWPEKNATAFWRGRDSRQERLELVKLSRAHPDFIDAAFTNFFFFKHDESLYGPLVKHVSFFDFFKYKYQINIDGTVAAYRLPYLLAGDSVVFKQDSGYYEHFYNELQPWEHYIPIKADLGDLLEKIQWARDHDEEAKKIALAGQQFARSNLMGDSIFCYYYQLFKAYAKLQVTEPKVRKGMELVEQPADDLFPCHCHRTMVKDEL, encoded by the exons ATGTCTCTGCGACTTGTTTCgtggtttctgctgctcttcttcCTGAATGTATTCAAACACGAAGTCCCGGCGGCTGAGTCGGTGCTCAGTGCCTCCAAAACTTTGGTGTGGGGACCCGGACTGGAGGCGAACGTGGTCCTCCCTGCCCGGTTTTTCTACATCCAGGCGGTGGACAGTTCAGGGAAAAA TTTAACGACATCACCTGGTGAGAAGACCTTCGAAGTGAAGATCGTGTCTCCGGTGGAGCAGTTCACCAGGATTTGGATCCAGGTCCTGGATCGTAAGGATGGCTCGTTCTTGGTTCGCTACAGAATGTACGCCACCTATACGGACCTTCACATCCACATTTTGCTCAAGAACAAGCATGCTGCCAAGTCACCATTTATTCTCAAAG GTCCAGTCTATCATGAGGGATGCCACTGTCCTCAGCCCAGTGGCTCTGTATGGGAGGCCCACATGCACTGTCCTCAGTCCTTCCCTCAGATAGACAGAGATCTGTCTCTTTTGACTAGTGTCGACCCGGATCGCAATGCACAGGAGATCCCACAGCGATTTGGACAGCGGCAAAGCCTCTGCCACTACACAATCAAAGACAACAAG gtCTATGTTAAAACATTTGGAGAACATGTCGGTTTTAGAATTTTTATGGATGCCATCCTCCTGTCACTCACCAGGAAG GTGAGGCTCCCTGATTTCGAGTTTTTTGTTAATCTGGGTGACTGGCCTTTGGAGAAGAGGAAACCCACAGAGAAGATCCATCCCATCTTTTCCTGGTGTGGCTCTAACAACACCAGAGATATCATCATGCCCACTTATGACCTGACTGAGTCTGTGCTAGAGACCATGGGAAG AGTAAGCTTGGACATGATGTCAGTTCAGGCCAACACTGGGCCGCCGTGGCCAGAGAAGAATGCTACAGCCTTCTGGAGGGGGCGGGACAGTCGTCAGGAGCGTCTGGAGCTGGTCAAGCTTTCAAGGGCTCATCCCGACTTTATAGATGCTGCTTTTActaacttcttcttcttcaaacaTGATGAGAGCCTCTATGGGCCGCTGGTCAAACACGTCTCATTCTTCGACTTTTTCAAG TACAAATACCAAATAAACATTGATGGCACTGTAGCAGCATATCGACTGCCTTACCTGTTGGCAGGAGACAGTGTGGTCTTCAAGCAGGATTCTGGCTACTATGAGCATTTCTATAATGAGCTTCAACCATGGGAGCACTACATCCCTATCAAGGCAGACCTGGGAGACCTGCTGGAAAAGATCCAGTGGGCTCGGGACCACGATGAAGAG GCAAAGAAAATTGCTCTTGCAGGTCAGCAGTTTGCCCGCAGTAATCTTATGGGAGACAGTATATTTTGCTACTACTACCAACTTTTCAAG GCGTATGCCAAACTCCAGGTCACAGAGCCTAAGGTTCGTAAAGGCATGGAGCTCGTAGAGCAGCCAGCTGATGACCTGTTTCCATGTCACTGCCACAGGACGATG gtgAAAGATGAACTTTGA
- the tex30 gene encoding testis-expressed protein 30: protein MDKFNEERLKVPFGTKCLDAALCVPASVRDVHTAVILTHGAGGDMNFKHLVSLAHSLASGGFICLRFTCKGLNLGYRVKAYCAVWDYLKSLQKFTIKRMFFGGRSMGCRAAVALARQLSDESEDAVQGVICLSFPLHPPGQTNAHRQRSEGLRELPEHMRVLFVSGTEDNMCDRVVFNKVVKEIKAQVEVFWLQGGSHGLTVKGRAEDAVLDEVNSKVTAWISEQGA from the exons atggacaaatttaacGAG GAGCGACTGAAGGTGCCGTTTGGCACTAAGTGTCTGGATGCCGCCTTGTGTGTCCCTGCCTCAGTGAGAGATGTCCACACAGCCGTCATCCTCACACATGGAGCTGGAGGAGACATGAACTTCAAACATCTAGTCTCTCTGGCTCACAGTCTGGCATCTGGTGGCTTCATCTGCCTCCGTTTTACCTGCAAAGGTTTAAACTTGGGTTACAGAGTCAAGGCTTACTGTGCTGTGTGG GACTACTTGAAGTCACTCCAGAAGTTTACAATCAAACGCATGTTTTTTGGAG GCAGGTCGATGGGATGCCGTGCTGCTGTGGCTTTGGCTCGACAGTTGAGCGATGAATCCGAGGATGCAGTTCAGGGCGTCATCTGCCTTTCTTTCCCCTTGCATCCACCAGGACAAACAAACGCCCATCGCCAACGCAGTGAAGGTCTCAGAGAACTACCCGAGCACATGCGTGTGCTGTTTGTGTCAGGCACTGAGGACAACATGTGTGACAGG GTTGTTTTTAATAAGGtggttaaagaaataaaagctcAAGTTGAAGTTTTCTGGCTACAAGGAGGTAGCCATGGACTGACAGTGAAAGGAAGAGCTGAGGACGCTGTGCTGGATGAAGTAAACTCAAAAGTCACTGCCTGGATCAGTGAGCAGGGAGCATAG
- the nepro gene encoding nucleolus and neural progenitor protein isoform X1, translating into MNAIGWFASACLCEEKHGSRTVEQGFHVQGLLGANGTVLQLIRSEILQTEVRVLYELLYILNNSYRGNKTFKGLQQVEQCVNRLKNMKLDIALQDLADLCPNKIQRKLSIKAGECDVPSQPRLEWVCLKVLGAAQLMSCALNRCSRAFILTKQQMKWEEFVVLNMVITSMLSRLWVIFRGLLVSLSTLYQQLLVFLKDVAVAKPMSFLTDFSLPTDMVQFLAPFDTFLLTKHPAYEPHPKDYKEKLQQKKKSSVKVSNQGQTGKNKDDLGVAVERDLDRDTDLKPFIKIFKNFTKRNSSPENTHKAEKKLKLKKLNFKKQVREAPTFTHMAAHLEEMILWCKSQRMEKEKRLLTFLQLKCRKMKCLEEAGYNVQRKLQTFRQEACWASSPNKSVPKSFLSPSAMRRKARLRIRLSLTGQIASCALRTGVKKKRLIGQQKATLLSVPGLSKDNQQNRTTHEAAHPTTDSRDDIDDIFASVGL; encoded by the exons atgaaCGCGATTGGCTGGTTCGCTTCCGCATGTTTATGTGAGGAGAAGCATGGCAGCAGAACCGTGGAACAGG GTTTTCATGTTCAGGGATTGTTGGGTGCAAACGGGACGGTTCTTCAACTAATCCGCAGTGAAATTCTTCAAACGGAGGTGCGAGTTCTGTATGAGCTGCTGTACATCCTGAACAACAGCTACAGAGGCAACAAGACGTTCAAGGGCTTACAGCAG GTTGAACAATGTGTGAACAGGCTGAAGAACATGAAGCTCGACATCGCTCTGCAGGACCTGGCTGATCTGTGTCCAAATAAGATTCAAAG AAAACTGAGCATCAAGGCTGGTGAGTGCGATGTTCCCAGTCAACCCAGGCTGGAGTGGGTCTGTCTCAAAGTCCTTGGAGCTGCCCAGCTGATGAGCTGCGCATTGAATCGATGCAGCCGAGCTTTTAT ACTCACAAAGCAGCAGATGAAGTGGGAGGAGTTTGTTGTACTGAATATGGTGATAACCAGCATGCTTAGTCGTTTGTG GGTGATTTTCCGTGGACTGCTGGTCAGCCTGTCCACTCTGTACCAGCAGCTCCTGGTATTCCTCAAAGATGTAGCCGTCGCCAAGCCCATGTCTTTCCTCACAGACTTCTCCCTGCCAACAGATATGGTGCAGTTTCTGGCTCcctttgacacatttttactgacCAAACATCCAGCATATGAGCCCCACCCGAAGGACTACAAggaaaagctgcagcagaagaagaaatctTCAGTTAAAGTCAGTAACCAGGGACAGACAGGGAAGAATAAGGACGACCTGGGTGTTGCTGTTGAAAGAG atcTTGATCGTGACACTGACCTCAAGCCTTTTATTAAGATTTTCAAGAATTTCACAAAG AGAAATTCTTCCCCAGAGAACACACACAAGGCTGAAAAGAAACTGAAGTTAAAGAAACTAAACTTCAAGAAACAAGTGAGAGAAGCTCCAACTTTCACACACATGGCGGCCCATTTAGAGGAAATGATTCTGTGGTGCAAATCCCAGAGGATGGAGAAGGAAAAACGCCTCCTAACCTTCCTGCAGTTAAAGTGCCGAAAGATGAAATGCCTTGAGGAAGCAGGTTACAA TGTCCAGAGGAAGCTGCAGACCTTCAGACAGGAAGCTTGCTGGGCCTCATCTCCTAACAAATCAGTGCCGAAGAGCTTTCTTTCCCCTTCTGCGATGAGGAGAAAAGCTCGCCTGAGAATTCGCCTGTCACTCACGGGGCAAATTGCGTCTTGTGCACTCAGAACTGGTGTAAAAAAGAAACGCCTGATAGGACAACAGAAAGCGACTCTTTTATCAGTGCCTGGGCTGTCCAAGGACAACCAGCAAAACAGGACTACACATGAGGCAGCACATCCGACCACTGACAGCCGTGATGACATAGATGATATATTTGCCTCGGTGGGTTTGTGA
- the nepro gene encoding nucleolus and neural progenitor protein isoform X2, producing the protein MAAEPWNRVNIPFPSAVSSVRIHFPSATGFHVQGLLGANGTVLQLIRSEILQTEVRVLYELLYILNNSYRGNKTFKGLQQVEQCVNRLKNMKLDIALQDLADLCPNKIQRKLSIKAGECDVPSQPRLEWVCLKVLGAAQLMSCALNRCSRAFILTKQQMKWEEFVVLNMVITSMLSRLWVIFRGLLVSLSTLYQQLLVFLKDVAVAKPMSFLTDFSLPTDMVQFLAPFDTFLLTKHPAYEPHPKDYKEKLQQKKKSSVKVSNQGQTGKNKDDLGVAVERDLDRDTDLKPFIKIFKNFTKRNSSPENTHKAEKKLKLKKLNFKKQVREAPTFTHMAAHLEEMILWCKSQRMEKEKRLLTFLQLKCRKMKCLEEAGYNVQRKLQTFRQEACWASSPNKSVPKSFLSPSAMRRKARLRIRLSLTGQIASCALRTGVKKKRLIGQQKATLLSVPGLSKDNQQNRTTHEAAHPTTDSRDDIDDIFASVGL; encoded by the exons ATGGCAGCAGAACCGTGGAACAGGGTAAATATTCCCTTTCCAAGTGCCGTTTCCAGCGTCCGTATACATTTTCCTTCAGCTACAG GTTTTCATGTTCAGGGATTGTTGGGTGCAAACGGGACGGTTCTTCAACTAATCCGCAGTGAAATTCTTCAAACGGAGGTGCGAGTTCTGTATGAGCTGCTGTACATCCTGAACAACAGCTACAGAGGCAACAAGACGTTCAAGGGCTTACAGCAG GTTGAACAATGTGTGAACAGGCTGAAGAACATGAAGCTCGACATCGCTCTGCAGGACCTGGCTGATCTGTGTCCAAATAAGATTCAAAG AAAACTGAGCATCAAGGCTGGTGAGTGCGATGTTCCCAGTCAACCCAGGCTGGAGTGGGTCTGTCTCAAAGTCCTTGGAGCTGCCCAGCTGATGAGCTGCGCATTGAATCGATGCAGCCGAGCTTTTAT ACTCACAAAGCAGCAGATGAAGTGGGAGGAGTTTGTTGTACTGAATATGGTGATAACCAGCATGCTTAGTCGTTTGTG GGTGATTTTCCGTGGACTGCTGGTCAGCCTGTCCACTCTGTACCAGCAGCTCCTGGTATTCCTCAAAGATGTAGCCGTCGCCAAGCCCATGTCTTTCCTCACAGACTTCTCCCTGCCAACAGATATGGTGCAGTTTCTGGCTCcctttgacacatttttactgacCAAACATCCAGCATATGAGCCCCACCCGAAGGACTACAAggaaaagctgcagcagaagaagaaatctTCAGTTAAAGTCAGTAACCAGGGACAGACAGGGAAGAATAAGGACGACCTGGGTGTTGCTGTTGAAAGAG atcTTGATCGTGACACTGACCTCAAGCCTTTTATTAAGATTTTCAAGAATTTCACAAAG AGAAATTCTTCCCCAGAGAACACACACAAGGCTGAAAAGAAACTGAAGTTAAAGAAACTAAACTTCAAGAAACAAGTGAGAGAAGCTCCAACTTTCACACACATGGCGGCCCATTTAGAGGAAATGATTCTGTGGTGCAAATCCCAGAGGATGGAGAAGGAAAAACGCCTCCTAACCTTCCTGCAGTTAAAGTGCCGAAAGATGAAATGCCTTGAGGAAGCAGGTTACAA TGTCCAGAGGAAGCTGCAGACCTTCAGACAGGAAGCTTGCTGGGCCTCATCTCCTAACAAATCAGTGCCGAAGAGCTTTCTTTCCCCTTCTGCGATGAGGAGAAAAGCTCGCCTGAGAATTCGCCTGTCACTCACGGGGCAAATTGCGTCTTGTGCACTCAGAACTGGTGTAAAAAAGAAACGCCTGATAGGACAACAGAAAGCGACTCTTTTATCAGTGCCTGGGCTGTCCAAGGACAACCAGCAAAACAGGACTACACATGAGGCAGCACATCCGACCACTGACAGCCGTGATGACATAGATGATATATTTGCCTCGGTGGGTTTGTGA